The Colletotrichum higginsianum IMI 349063 chromosome 2, whole genome shotgun sequence genome has a segment encoding these proteins:
- a CDS encoding Metallo-beta-lactamase domain-containing protein codes for MRKNIAIIAALSAQCHQAVASDKCSLRVENFVNQGLSLDMVSSLIIGSEAAVVIDLPLAVAQANLLAAWVKNTTEKPLVAAFTTHNHPDHYLSGRAFLDHFPEAKHYATAEAAAWIQNEAEKKTEYWSSVFGEGVIAPSPAIPTPYNHSFFVLPGDESCPVEIISSIGGDTIDEAMFWIPSSRTLIAGDAVYGHQMHVWLADLLTPALTASWLATLDFVAKLQPRRVVPGHALSADTFSAAEDIVHTRDYVTFFQKNIEAKGADFYLPSEISTLIDNRFPGLLNLSSSATSRQLLNISAENFGRGGTRQIHYLDLLAFNDTKTLEGWQL; via the exons ATGCGTAAGAACATCGCCATCATTGCCGCTCTTTCGGCACAGTGCCACCAGGCCGTTGCGTCGGACAAATGCAGCCTGAGGGTCGAGAACTTTGTCAACCAGGGCCTGTCTCTGGACATGGTGTCGTCACTCATCATCGGGTCCGAGGCTGCGGTCGTCATCGACCTTCCACTGGCCGTGGCCCAGGCCAACCTGCTGGCGGCGTGGGTCAAGAACACGACCGAGAAGCCGCTCGTGGCAGCCTTTACCACGCACAACCACCCGGATCACTATCTCAGTGGCCGAGCCTTCCTGGACCACTTTCCCGAAGCCAAGCACTACGCAACAGCGGAAGCCGCAGCTTGGATACagaacgaggccgagaagaag ACCGAATACTGGTCGTCAGTCTTTGGGGAGGGCGTCATCGCGCCGAGCCCGGCCATCCCCACCCCCTACAACCACTCGTTCTTTGTTCTTCCCGGCGACGAATCCTGCCCCGTGGAGATCATCAGCTCAATCGGCGGCGACACGATTGACGAGGCCATGTTCTGGATCCCAAGCAGCAGGACCCTGATTGCAGGGGACGCTGTCTACGGCCACCAGATGCACGTGTGGCTGGCCGACCTCCTGACCCCCGCTCTCACCGCGTCCTGGCTCGCGACCCTCGACTTCGTGgccaagctccagccgcGCCGAGTTGTCCCCGGTCACGCGCTGTCTGCAGACACCTtcagcgccgccgaggacatcGTCCACACCCGCGACTACGTGACGTTCTTCCAGAAGAACATTgaggccaagggcgccgacTTCTACCTGCCCTCCGAGATTTCGACTCTGATCGACAACAGGTTTCCCGGTCTCCTGAACctgtcatcgtcggccacgTCACGCCAGCTCCTCAACATCTCGGCCGAGAATTTCGGCAGAGGAGGCACGAGGCAGATTCACTACTTGGACTTGTTAGCCTTCAACGACACCAAGACGCTGGAAGGCTGGCAGCTGTAA